A region from the uncultured Stenotrophomonas sp. genome encodes:
- the himA gene encoding integration host factor (IHF), alpha subunit, DNA-binding protein, DNA replication (Evidence 2a : Function of homologous gene experimentally demonstrated in an other organism; Product type f : factor), with amino-acid sequence MALTKAEMADRLFDEVGLNKREAKEFVDAFFDVLRDALEQGRQVKLSGFGNFDLRRKNQRPGRNPKTGEEIPISARTVVTFRPGQKLKERVEAYAGSGQ; translated from the coding sequence ATGGCATTGACCAAGGCGGAGATGGCGGACCGGTTGTTCGACGAGGTTGGCCTGAACAAGCGTGAGGCCAAGGAGTTCGTCGACGCGTTCTTCGACGTGCTGCGCGATGCCCTGGAGCAGGGACGCCAGGTAAAGCTGTCCGGTTTCGGCAATTTCGACCTGCGGCGCAAGAACCAGCGCCCGGGCCGCAACCCCAAGACCGGCGAGGAAATTCCGATTTCCGCCCGCACGGTGGTCACCTTCCGTCCGGGCCAGAAGCTCAAGGAGCGGGTGGAGGCATATGCTGGATCCGGGCAGTAA
- the pheT gene encoding phenylalanine tRNA synthetase, beta subunit (Evidence 2a : Function of homologous gene experimentally demonstrated in an other organism; PubMedId : 2991205; Product type e : enzyme), translated as MKFSESWLRSHVPTEASRDELSAVLTAIGLEVEDVTALGDGLQHVVVARIVEAVRHPEADRLQVCKVDAGQGESLQIVCGAPNARAGLVAPLAMVGAQIGELKIKPAKLRGVESNGMLCSAKELGLDNDASGLLELPDDAPVGTPLVEYLGLPDASIEIKLTPNRADCFSVRGIAYDVAAATRSEVKPFVAEPVAAAGSRELSISLNAGAEAPRYLGRVIEGVNAAAPTPLWMAERLRRSGVRPVSLLVDITQYVMLELGQPMHAYDLDTLKGGVCVRRSRNGETLKLLDGRDATLDDSFVLVTDADRPVGLAGLMGGFDTRVTDATRNVFLEAAHFAPAAIMGRGRKLGLHTDAGHRFERGVDPQLPRTAIEYATALVLELAGGTPSLVTEAVREADLPVAATIALRRARITRVLGIHIDDAEVERILRALGMAVEAVGEGWNVTAPSRRFDIAIEEDLIEELARIHGYEKIPTTLPGGAARIAMPSETRLDDLSVRRQLVARDLLETINYAFVDAGLLDQWELKDGRVALANPLSAELAVMRPMLLPGLVATLGRNVARQAGRVRLFELGRVFAQQGEAGQAPRETVRVAAAVCGDAAALQWGDKARKVDFHDLKGDLESLAAASGAQLEFRAAQHPFAHPVRSADVWRDGRRIGWIGQLHPRLAAAMEIDVDVLAFELDLEPLAARSLPRAGELSRFPAVRRDLAVVVAGPVEWGALSATIRQAAGSLLREVVLFDRYVGQGVEPGFKSLAMGLILQDTSRTLTDRDVEAVVASVVAAVEREHGARIRG; from the coding sequence ATGAAATTCTCCGAAAGCTGGCTGCGCAGCCATGTCCCCACCGAGGCTTCGCGCGACGAACTGAGCGCGGTGCTGACCGCCATCGGCCTGGAAGTCGAGGACGTCACCGCGCTGGGCGATGGCCTGCAGCACGTGGTGGTGGCGCGCATCGTCGAAGCGGTGCGCCACCCGGAGGCCGACCGCTTGCAGGTGTGCAAGGTCGATGCCGGGCAGGGCGAGTCGTTGCAGATCGTCTGCGGCGCGCCGAACGCGCGTGCCGGGCTGGTCGCGCCGCTGGCGATGGTCGGCGCGCAGATCGGCGAATTGAAGATCAAGCCGGCCAAGCTGCGCGGTGTCGAATCCAACGGCATGTTGTGCTCGGCCAAGGAGCTGGGGTTGGACAACGACGCGTCCGGCCTGCTGGAACTGCCGGATGACGCCCCGGTCGGCACGCCGCTGGTCGAGTACCTCGGCCTGCCCGATGCCAGCATCGAGATCAAGCTCACGCCGAATCGCGCCGACTGCTTCAGCGTGCGCGGCATCGCCTACGACGTGGCCGCGGCCACCCGCAGCGAGGTCAAGCCGTTTGTCGCGGAGCCGGTGGCGGCGGCGGGCAGCCGCGAGCTGTCCATCAGCCTGAATGCCGGTGCCGAAGCGCCGCGCTACCTCGGTCGCGTGATCGAGGGCGTCAACGCCGCCGCGCCGACGCCGCTGTGGATGGCCGAGCGCCTGCGCCGGAGCGGTGTGCGCCCGGTGTCGTTGCTGGTGGACATCACCCAGTACGTGATGCTGGAACTGGGCCAGCCGATGCACGCCTACGACCTGGACACGCTGAAGGGCGGGGTCTGCGTGCGCCGCTCGCGCAATGGCGAAACCCTCAAGCTGCTCGACGGCCGCGACGCCACGCTGGACGACAGCTTCGTACTGGTCACCGACGCCGACCGTCCGGTCGGGCTGGCCGGCCTGATGGGGGGCTTTGACACCCGCGTCACCGACGCCACCCGCAACGTGTTCCTCGAAGCGGCGCACTTCGCCCCGGCGGCGATCATGGGCCGTGGCCGCAAGCTGGGCCTGCATACCGACGCCGGCCATCGTTTCGAGCGCGGCGTCGATCCGCAGCTGCCGCGCACCGCGATCGAATACGCCACCGCGCTGGTGCTGGAACTGGCCGGCGGTACGCCTTCGCTTGTTACCGAAGCGGTGCGTGAGGCCGATTTGCCGGTGGCCGCGACGATCGCCTTGCGCCGCGCACGCATCACCCGCGTGCTCGGCATCCACATCGACGATGCCGAGGTCGAGCGCATCCTGCGTGCGCTGGGCATGGCGGTCGAGGCGGTGGGCGAGGGCTGGAACGTCACTGCGCCGAGCCGCCGCTTCGACATCGCCATCGAAGAGGATCTGATCGAGGAACTGGCGCGCATCCACGGCTACGAGAAGATCCCGACCACCTTGCCGGGTGGCGCCGCGCGCATCGCGATGCCCAGCGAAACCCGCCTCGACGACCTGAGCGTGCGCCGCCAGCTGGTCGCGCGCGACCTGCTGGAAACCATCAACTACGCCTTCGTCGATGCCGGTCTGCTGGACCAGTGGGAGCTGAAGGACGGCCGCGTTGCGCTGGCCAACCCGCTCTCGGCGGAACTGGCGGTGATGCGGCCGATGCTGTTGCCGGGGCTGGTGGCGACGCTGGGCCGCAATGTCGCGCGCCAGGCCGGGCGAGTGCGCCTGTTCGAGTTGGGCCGTGTGTTCGCGCAACAGGGTGAAGCCGGGCAAGCACCGCGGGAAACCGTGCGCGTGGCCGCCGCCGTGTGTGGCGATGCCGCCGCGCTGCAATGGGGCGACAAGGCGCGCAAGGTCGATTTCCATGATTTGAAGGGCGACCTGGAATCGCTGGCTGCGGCTTCCGGTGCGCAGCTGGAATTCCGCGCCGCGCAGCACCCGTTCGCGCACCCGGTGCGTTCGGCCGACGTCTGGCGCGATGGCCGGCGCATCGGCTGGATCGGCCAGTTGCATCCGCGTCTGGCGGCGGCGATGGAGATCGACGTGGACGTGCTGGCGTTCGAACTTGATCTGGAACCGCTGGCCGCGCGCAGCCTGCCGCGCGCCGGCGAGCTGTCGCGGTTCCCCGCGGTGCGCCGCGATCTGGCCGTGGTGGTGGCCGGGCCGGTGGAATGGGGCGCCTTGTCGGCCACCATCCGCCAGGCGGCCGGCAGCCTGCTGCGCGAGGTGGTGCTGTTCGACCGCTACGTCGGTCAGGGCGTCGAACCGGGTTTCAAGAGTCTGGCTATGGGCTTGATTTTGCAGGACACCTCGCGCACTCTGACGGACCGCGATGTGGAAGCCGTGGTCGCCTCCGTGGTGGCTGCAGTCGAGCGTGAGCACGGTGCCAGGATCCGGGGTTGA
- a CDS encoding conserved hypothetical protein (Evidence 4 : Homologs of previously reported genes of unknown function), which yields MNDPDNPARPRLLPVQRLGAVLWPSFFLAAVGSVLFFAFVDPLELQRISFPGHTISREFGYSVGFLLAWLGAFLACCTTALLLNPPGHLDGEPPLE from the coding sequence ATGAACGACCCCGACAACCCCGCGCGCCCACGCCTGCTCCCGGTACAACGGCTCGGTGCGGTGCTGTGGCCGAGCTTCTTCCTCGCCGCCGTCGGATCGGTGCTGTTCTTCGCCTTCGTCGACCCGCTGGAACTGCAGCGCATCAGCTTTCCCGGCCACACCATCAGCCGCGAATTCGGCTACAGCGTCGGCTTCCTGCTGGCATGGCTGGGCGCCTTCCTCGCCTGCTGCACCACCGCGCTGCTGTTGAACCCGCCCGGCCACCTCGACGGCGAGCCCCCGCTGGAATGA
- the infC gene encoding protein chain initiation factor IF-3 (Evidence 2a : Function of homologous gene experimentally demonstrated in an other organism; PubMedId : 1457399, 1742345, 2954162, 330233, 6325158, 7705354, 9054966, 9614948; Product type f : factor), which yields MPRVRVIGSDGEMIGVMSRDEALSMAEDEDLDLVEIQPQADPPVCKIMDFGKFKFEAQKKANEAKKKTRQVEIKEVKFRPVTDEGDYQIKLRKMRGFLEDGDKIKVNIRFRGREMSHQELGREMASRIEADLGEDIVIESRPRLEGRQMVMMIAPKKK from the coding sequence GTGCCACGCGTGCGCGTGATCGGCAGCGACGGCGAAATGATCGGCGTGATGTCGCGCGACGAAGCGCTGTCGATGGCCGAGGACGAGGACCTGGACTTGGTCGAGATCCAGCCGCAGGCCGATCCGCCGGTCTGCAAGATCATGGACTTCGGCAAGTTCAAGTTCGAAGCGCAGAAGAAGGCCAACGAGGCCAAGAAGAAGACCCGCCAGGTCGAGATCAAGGAAGTGAAGTTCCGTCCGGTCACGGACGAGGGCGACTACCAGATCAAGCTGCGCAAAATGCGTGGTTTCCTTGAGGATGGCGACAAGATCAAGGTCAATATCCGCTTCCGTGGCCGCGAAATGAGCCATCAGGAGCTGGGCCGCGAGATGGCCAGCCGGATCGAGGCGGATCTGGGTGAGGACATCGTGATCGAATCGCGCCCGCGCCTGGAAGGCCGGCAGATGGTCATGATGATCGCGCCGAAGAAGAAGTAA
- a CDS encoding Transcriptional regulator, MerR family, giving the protein MLDPGSNRELPPIPAKRYFTIGEVSELCDVKPHVLRYWETEFPSLEPAKRRGNRRYYQRHDVLMVRQIRSLLYEQGYTIGGARLQLEGEGARQESALSNQIIRQVRMELEEVLQLLRR; this is encoded by the coding sequence ATGCTGGATCCGGGCAGTAACCGCGAACTTCCGCCGATTCCGGCCAAGCGCTATTTCACCATCGGTGAGGTCAGCGAGCTGTGCGACGTCAAGCCGCACGTGCTGCGCTACTGGGAAACCGAGTTCCCGAGCCTGGAGCCGGCCAAGCGCCGCGGCAACCGCCGCTACTACCAGCGCCACGACGTGCTGATGGTGCGGCAGATCCGCAGCCTGCTGTACGAACAGGGCTACACCATCGGCGGTGCGCGCCTGCAGCTGGAGGGCGAGGGCGCGCGGCAGGAGTCGGCGCTGAGCAACCAGATCATCAGGCAGGTGCGGATGGAGCTGGAAGAAGTGCTGCAGCTGCTGCGGCGCTGA
- a CDS encoding putative transmembrane ferredoxin (Evidence 3 : Function proposed based on presence of conserved amino acid motif, structural feature or limited homology), whose translation MTTPRPAIDSVTIAPSMHNGTARRRQILRLSAMLLMLGLFHGLPWLRWDGTPMLLFDIDARQLHFFGLQLRPEGMLPLLWLALAAVAVLCLVTSVGGRLWCGYACPQTVLTRLHRGLQRLFAFNGAPRWLAAAMRHTAWALVAVWTGVTFVGYFVPIRELVGGLYPFTLSGWETFWIGFYALATWANVLYLHEQVCTYLCPYSRVQPLLTDAFTPTLYYDARRGEPRGPRAPGNGSVLQRARGLLDPMTARDYVFRASHPTSAGARATFKDTHLGDCTDCGDCVRACPIDLDIRNGPTTSCIECNACIDACDASMQRNAFPEGLILRTSSALINQLPRTGMRTKPLLFAALSLLFLTLAAAGLASA comes from the coding sequence ATGACGACGCCACGGCCAGCCATCGATTCCGTCACCATCGCGCCATCCATGCACAACGGCACGGCGCGACGCCGGCAGATCCTGCGCCTGTCCGCGATGCTGCTGATGCTGGGCCTGTTCCACGGTCTGCCGTGGCTGCGGTGGGATGGCACACCGATGTTGCTGTTCGACATCGACGCAAGGCAGCTTCACTTCTTCGGCCTGCAACTGCGCCCGGAAGGCATGTTGCCGCTGCTGTGGCTGGCACTGGCGGCAGTGGCGGTGCTGTGTCTGGTCACCAGCGTCGGCGGCCGGCTGTGGTGCGGTTACGCATGCCCGCAAACGGTGCTCACGCGACTGCACCGCGGGCTGCAGCGGTTGTTCGCCTTCAATGGTGCCCCGCGCTGGCTGGCAGCGGCCATGCGGCACACAGCGTGGGCGCTGGTGGCCGTGTGGACCGGCGTCACCTTCGTCGGCTACTTCGTGCCGATCCGCGAGCTGGTCGGCGGGCTGTACCCGTTCACGCTCAGCGGCTGGGAAACGTTCTGGATCGGCTTCTATGCACTGGCCACGTGGGCCAACGTGCTCTACCTGCACGAACAGGTCTGCACCTACCTCTGCCCTTACAGCCGCGTGCAGCCGCTGCTCACCGATGCCTTCACCCCCACCCTGTATTACGACGCGCGGCGCGGCGAACCGCGCGGCCCGCGCGCACCCGGCAACGGCAGCGTGCTGCAACGCGCCCGTGGGCTGCTCGATCCGATGACCGCGCGCGACTACGTGTTCCGCGCCTCGCACCCGACCAGCGCCGGTGCCCGTGCCACCTTCAAGGACACGCATCTGGGCGACTGCACCGATTGTGGTGACTGCGTGCGCGCCTGCCCCATCGACCTGGACATCCGCAACGGCCCTACCACCTCGTGCATCGAATGCAATGCCTGCATCGACGCCTGCGACGCCAGCATGCAGCGCAACGCCTTTCCCGAAGGGCTGATCCTGCGCACCAGCAGCGCACTCATCAACCAGCTGCCGCGCACCGGCATGCGCACCAAACCGCTGCTGTTCGCCGCGTTGTCGCTGCTGTTCCTGACGTTGGCGGCGGCGGGACTGGCATCGGCCTGA
- the thrS gene encoding threonyl-tRNA synthetase (Evidence 2a : Function of homologous gene experimentally demonstrated in an other organism; Product type e : enzyme), translating to MARRGCATPASNADTDMINITLPDGSVRQFENPVSVMDVAQSIGAGLAKATIAGTVDGVPVDASDVIDHDASLRIITAKDEEGVEIIRHSCAHLVGHAVKQLYPDVKMVIGPVIAEGFYYDIHSERPFTPDDLAAIEKRMGELIAQDYDVIKKMTPRAEVVEIFKARGEDYKLRLIEDMPADVTAMGMYYHQEYVDMCRGPHVPNTRFLKAFKLTRISGAYWRGDAKNEQLQRIYGTAWADKKQLDAYIKRIEEAEMRDHRRIGKQQDLFHLQEEAPGLVFWHPKGWSLWQVVEQYMRRVYRNTGYGEVRCPQILDVELWKKSGHWDNYKDNMFFTESEKRTYAVKPMNCPGHIQVFNQGLHSYRDLPIRYGEFGSCHRDEPSGALHGILRVRGFTQDDGHVFCTESQIESEVRAFHEQALKVYSDFGFEDIQIKIALRPESRLGDDATWDKAEDALRSALRASDVEWQELPGEGAFYGPKIEYHLKDAIGRTWQLGTMQVDFMMPGRLGAEYVDENSQRKHPVMLHRAIVGSMERFIGILIEHHAGAFPAWLAPTQVVVANITDAQADYVRQVRETLAEQGFRVVADLRNEKIGYKIREHALQRVPYLLVVGDREKENGAVAVRTRSGEDLGSMALPVFAERLRAEHRQ from the coding sequence ATGGCCCGCCGTGGTTGTGCCACCCCTGCCAGCAACGCAGACACCGACATGATCAACATCACCCTTCCCGACGGCAGCGTCCGTCAGTTCGAAAACCCGGTCAGCGTCATGGACGTGGCCCAGTCCATCGGCGCCGGGCTGGCCAAGGCCACCATCGCCGGTACGGTCGATGGCGTGCCGGTCGATGCCAGCGACGTGATCGACCACGATGCCAGCCTGCGCATCATCACCGCCAAGGACGAGGAAGGCGTGGAGATCATCCGCCATTCCTGCGCGCATCTGGTCGGCCATGCGGTCAAGCAGCTGTACCCGGATGTGAAGATGGTCATCGGCCCGGTGATTGCCGAGGGTTTCTACTACGACATCCATTCCGAACGCCCGTTCACGCCCGATGACCTTGCGGCGATCGAGAAGCGCATGGGCGAGCTGATCGCGCAGGACTATGACGTCATCAAGAAGATGACGCCGCGCGCGGAGGTCGTCGAGATCTTCAAGGCCCGCGGCGAGGACTACAAGCTGCGGCTGATCGAGGACATGCCGGCGGACGTCACCGCGATGGGCATGTACTACCACCAGGAATACGTGGACATGTGCCGTGGCCCGCACGTGCCGAACACGCGCTTCCTCAAGGCGTTCAAGCTGACCCGCATTTCCGGCGCGTACTGGCGCGGCGATGCGAAGAACGAGCAGCTGCAGCGCATCTACGGCACCGCGTGGGCCGACAAGAAGCAGCTCGATGCCTACATCAAGCGCATCGAGGAAGCCGAAATGCGCGACCACCGCCGCATCGGCAAGCAGCAGGACCTGTTCCACCTGCAGGAGGAGGCACCGGGGCTGGTGTTCTGGCACCCGAAGGGCTGGTCGCTGTGGCAGGTGGTCGAGCAGTACATGCGGCGGGTCTACCGCAACACCGGCTATGGCGAGGTGCGCTGCCCGCAGATCCTCGACGTCGAGCTGTGGAAGAAGTCCGGCCACTGGGACAACTACAAGGACAACATGTTCTTCACCGAGTCCGAGAAGCGGACGTACGCGGTGAAGCCGATGAATTGCCCGGGTCACATCCAGGTCTTCAACCAGGGCCTGCACAGTTACCGCGACCTGCCGATCCGCTACGGCGAGTTCGGCTCCTGCCACCGCGATGAGCCGTCCGGTGCGCTGCACGGCATCCTGCGCGTGCGCGGTTTCACGCAGGATGACGGTCATGTGTTCTGCACGGAGTCGCAGATCGAATCCGAAGTGCGCGCCTTCCACGAGCAGGCGCTCAAGGTGTATTCGGACTTCGGTTTCGAGGACATCCAGATCAAGATCGCGCTGCGCCCGGAGTCCCGCCTCGGCGACGACGCCACCTGGGACAAGGCCGAGGATGCGTTGCGTTCGGCGCTGCGCGCGTCGGACGTGGAGTGGCAGGAGCTGCCGGGCGAAGGCGCGTTCTACGGGCCGAAGATCGAATACCACTTGAAGGACGCCATCGGCCGCACGTGGCAGCTTGGCACCATGCAGGTGGATTTCATGATGCCGGGCCGGCTGGGCGCGGAATACGTCGATGAAAACAGCCAGCGCAAGCATCCGGTGATGCTACACCGGGCCATCGTCGGCTCGATGGAGCGCTTCATCGGCATCCTGATCGAGCACCACGCCGGTGCTTTCCCGGCGTGGTTGGCGCCGACCCAGGTGGTGGTGGCCAACATCACCGACGCTCAGGCCGATTACGTCCGGCAGGTCCGTGAAACCCTTGCGGAGCAAGGCTTCCGGGTCGTGGCGGATTTGCGGAACGAGAAGATCGGCTATAAGATCCGCGAGCATGCGCTGCAGCGGGTGCCCTACCTGCTGGTCGTCGGTGACCGCGAGAAGGAAAATGGCGCGGTCGCGGTACGCACCCGTTCGGGCGAGGATCTGGGCAGCATGGCGCTGCCGGTTTTCGCCGAGCGCCTGCGGGCCGAGCACCGGCAGTAA
- a CDS encoding hypothetical protein (Evidence 5 : No homology to any previously reported sequences), producing the protein MLPVDDLLAEDGYLARLQARGCEVDAP; encoded by the coding sequence GTGCTGCCGGTCGATGACCTGCTGGCGGAGGATGGCTATCTGGCGCGGTTGCAGGCGCGTGGCTGTGAGGTGGACGCTCCCTGA
- the rpmI gene encoding 50S ribosomal subunit protein L35 (Evidence 2a : Function of homologous gene experimentally demonstrated in an other organism; PubMedId : 10094780, 3298224, 3542048, 6325158; Product type s : structure) — MPKIKTNRAAAKRFRKTASGKYKAGHANRSHILTKKATKRKRNLRQTNHVRAEDAGRLDRMLPYL; from the coding sequence ATGCCCAAGATCAAGACCAACCGGGCGGCGGCCAAGCGTTTCCGCAAGACCGCCTCCGGCAAGTACAAGGCCGGCCACGCCAACCGTAGCCACATCCTCACCAAGAAGGCGACCAAGCGGAAGCGCAACCTGCGTCAGACGAACCACGTCCGCGCAGAAGACGCAGGCCGTCTGGACCGCATGCTTCCCTACCTCTGA
- a CDS encoding hypothetical protein (Evidence 5 : No homology to any previously reported sequences), producing the protein MAYTCWQFDLLSWPCLTQAEWAAWFQAISSVVAIIVALAIPAFQWRMARREKARDDEAVTAATAAQMLPHIQDIGRTLTQIINGEGPKLGSTPSGPIGPEASALINHKSVDILSASLRSLGPVRNTASKVVFNIYRAREIVETNGSTVETWSNRKFYGRLQAAQTATAQTLDQIDKLFSDHIGDM; encoded by the coding sequence ATGGCATATACCTGCTGGCAATTCGATCTGTTGAGTTGGCCATGCCTGACCCAAGCCGAGTGGGCAGCTTGGTTTCAAGCTATTTCATCGGTCGTCGCCATCATTGTGGCGCTTGCCATACCCGCCTTTCAGTGGCGCATGGCGCGTAGGGAAAAGGCACGCGACGACGAGGCGGTTACAGCGGCCACGGCTGCACAGATGCTCCCTCATATCCAGGACATCGGAAGGACACTTACGCAAATCATTAATGGAGAGGGTCCGAAATTGGGCAGCACTCCATCAGGTCCGATTGGTCCCGAGGCATCCGCCCTCATCAATCACAAGTCAGTAGACATTCTTTCCGCCAGCCTCCGGTCACTGGGCCCTGTTCGCAATACAGCAAGCAAGGTCGTCTTCAACATCTACCGCGCCCGGGAGATCGTCGAGACCAATGGATCAACTGTCGAGACTTGGTCCAACAGGAAGTTCTATGGCCGGCTGCAGGCGGCTCAGACGGCTACGGCACAGACGCTTGACCAGATCGACAAGTTGTTCAGTGACCACATCGGCGATATGTAG
- the pheS gene encoding phenylalanyl-tRNA synthetase, alpha-subunit (Evidence 2a : Function of homologous gene experimentally demonstrated in an other organism; Product type e : enzyme), which translates to MSDIQSLTAQALADVAAAQNPETLENLRVALLGKSGSITAQLKQLGALPAEERKAAGEAINRARDAVSTALGERKALLESTALDARLASERIDITLPGRDGGRGGLHPVTRTLERITEIFGRLGYELSEGPEIEDDWHNFEALNFPPHHPARAMHDTFYFGDGRLLRTHTSGVQVRYMDDHAPPLRMIAAGKVYRSDSDQTHSPMFHQVEGLLVDEHSTFADLKGTLSEFVRAFFERDFEMRFRPSYFPFVEPGAEVDIAWQQPDGSTRWLEVLGCGMVHPNVLRNCGIDPERYTGFAFGLGVERFAMLRYGVNDLRAFFDNDVRFLRQFA; encoded by the coding sequence ATGAGTGACATCCAATCCCTGACCGCACAGGCGCTGGCCGACGTGGCCGCGGCGCAGAACCCGGAAACCCTGGAAAACCTGCGCGTGGCATTGCTTGGCAAGAGCGGCAGCATCACCGCGCAGCTCAAGCAACTGGGTGCCTTGCCGGCCGAGGAGCGCAAGGCGGCGGGCGAGGCGATCAATCGCGCCCGCGATGCGGTTTCCACCGCGCTGGGCGAGCGCAAGGCGCTGCTGGAAAGCACGGCGCTGGATGCGCGGCTGGCTTCCGAGCGCATCGACATCACCTTGCCGGGCCGCGATGGTGGCCGCGGCGGCCTGCACCCGGTCACGCGCACGCTGGAGCGCATCACCGAGATATTCGGCCGCCTCGGCTACGAGTTGTCCGAAGGTCCGGAGATCGAGGACGACTGGCACAACTTCGAGGCGCTGAACTTCCCGCCGCACCACCCGGCGCGCGCGATGCACGACACCTTCTACTTCGGCGACGGCCGTCTGCTGCGCACGCATACCTCGGGCGTGCAGGTGCGCTACATGGACGACCACGCACCGCCGCTGCGCATGATCGCCGCCGGCAAGGTCTACCGCAGCGACAGCGACCAGACCCACTCGCCGATGTTCCATCAGGTCGAGGGCCTGCTGGTGGACGAGCATTCGACCTTTGCCGACCTCAAGGGCACGTTGAGCGAATTCGTGCGCGCGTTCTTCGAGCGCGATTTCGAGATGCGCTTCCGCCCGAGCTACTTTCCGTTCGTGGAGCCGGGTGCGGAGGTGGACATCGCCTGGCAGCAGCCCGACGGCAGCACCCGCTGGCTGGAAGTGCTGGGCTGCGGCATGGTGCATCCGAACGTGCTGCGCAACTGCGGCATCGACCCGGAGCGCTACACCGGCTTCGCCTTCGGCCTGGGCGTGGAGCGCTTTGCGATGCTGCGCTATGGCGTGAACGACCTGCGCGCGTTCTTCGACAACGACGTGCGCTTCCTGCGCCAGTTCGCCTGA
- the rplT gene encoding 50S ribosomal protein L20, also posttranslational autoregulator (Evidence 2a : Function of homologous gene experimentally demonstrated in an other organism; Product type s : structure), which yields MARVKRGVQARRRHKKILTLAKGYYNARRKVFRVAKQAVIKAQQYAYIGRKQKKRNFRSLWITRINAAARINGLSYSRFMNGLLKAGITLDRKVLADIAVHDAAGFAALAEKAKGALAA from the coding sequence ATGGCACGAGTAAAGCGTGGTGTGCAGGCGCGCCGCCGCCACAAGAAAATCCTGACCCTGGCGAAGGGCTACTACAACGCCCGTCGCAAGGTCTTCCGCGTCGCCAAGCAGGCGGTCATCAAGGCACAGCAGTACGCCTACATCGGCCGCAAGCAGAAGAAGCGCAACTTCCGTTCGCTGTGGATCACCCGCATCAATGCGGCTGCCCGCATCAACGGCTTGAGCTACAGCCGTTTCATGAACGGCCTGCTCAAGGCCGGCATCACCCTGGATCGCAAGGTGCTGGCGGACATCGCCGTGCACGACGCGGCCGGTTTTGCCGCGCTGGCCGAGAAGGCCAAGGGCGCGCTGGCGGCATAA